A genomic window from Silene latifolia isolate original U9 population chromosome Y, ASM4854445v1, whole genome shotgun sequence includes:
- the LOC141629040 gene encoding uncharacterized protein LOC141629040 produces the protein MPDQNSSSDPYEYYDDPLYVSSSDLPFSQLTASLFDGTDFLSCKQDILMALAAKNKDGFINGTLSKPPSTDKKYHQFICCDLMVLKWILNSIDKPLRENLKYIRIVKELWDEIMERYSQTNFMEIYQLTQELNSISQSNASLIEYYSKVKNLWETLDSLDPVPGCSCGKLASLHREHL, from the coding sequence ATGCCTGATCAGAATTCAAGTTCAGATCCTTACGAATACTATGACGATCCTCTCTACGTTTCTTCATCTGATCTACCATTTTCCCAGCTTACAGCTTCTCTGTTTGATGGCACTGATTTCCTCAGTTGTAAACAAGACATTCTAATGGCGTTAGCAGCAAAGAACAAGGACGGGTTCATCAATGGCACGTTGAGCAAGCCTCCCAGCACTGATAAGAAGTATCATCAGTTTATTTGTTGTGATTTGATGGTTCTCAAATGGATACTCAATTCTATTGACAAGCCACTGCGAGAGAATCTGAAGTACATCAGGATAGTAAAAGAATTGTGGGATGAAATCATGGAGAGGTATAGTCAAACAAATTTTATGGAGATTTATCAATTAACCCAAGAATTGAATTCTATTTCTCAGTCTAATGCTTCTCTAATTGAGTATTATAGCAAAGTTAAGAATTTATGGGAGACATTAGACAGTTTAGATCCTGTTCCTGGTTGTTCTTGTGGCAAGCTTGCTTCTTTACACCGGGAACATCTTTAG